The Halarchaeum grantii genome contains a region encoding:
- the ncsA gene encoding tRNA 2-thiolation protein NcsA, translated as MECTKCDREAVMHAAYSGTHLCERHFRESVERRVRRRIREDDLLPSSATPDDPQTWLVGLSGGKDSVVLTQILHETFAEDPRVELVALTIHEGIAGYRDKSVDACEELVADLDIGHEVVSYSEEFDVEMDDVVDSDPEEMAACAYCGVFRRDLLATYAQGYEADKLLTGHNLDDEAETALMNVLEGNVEQMGKHFDASLGPFDERNEQGGMVPRAKPLRDIPEKEVALYAQLRDLPVHMAECPHSSEAFRGEIQDLLLSLEDAHPGTRHSIMAGYEEMAAMAADRYRSAGSEADLNECEECGAPTTRDVCRKCYLVDAVHAAD; from the coding sequence GGGGACGCATCTCTGCGAGCGCCACTTCCGGGAGTCCGTCGAGCGCCGCGTGCGCCGACGGATCCGCGAGGACGACCTCCTCCCGAGTTCCGCGACGCCCGACGACCCGCAGACGTGGCTCGTCGGCCTCTCGGGCGGGAAGGACTCCGTGGTGCTCACGCAGATCCTCCACGAGACGTTCGCCGAGGACCCCCGCGTCGAACTCGTCGCGCTCACCATCCACGAGGGCATCGCGGGCTACCGCGACAAGAGCGTGGACGCCTGCGAGGAGCTCGTCGCCGACCTCGACATCGGCCACGAAGTCGTCTCCTACAGCGAGGAGTTCGACGTCGAGATGGACGACGTCGTCGACTCCGACCCCGAGGAGATGGCCGCGTGCGCGTACTGCGGCGTCTTCCGGCGCGACCTCCTCGCGACGTACGCGCAGGGGTACGAGGCCGACAAACTCCTCACCGGCCACAACCTCGACGACGAGGCCGAGACCGCGCTCATGAACGTCCTCGAAGGGAACGTCGAGCAGATGGGCAAGCACTTCGACGCCTCCCTCGGGCCGTTCGACGAGCGCAACGAGCAGGGCGGGATGGTCCCGCGCGCGAAGCCGCTTCGGGACATCCCCGAGAAGGAAGTCGCGCTCTACGCCCAACTGCGCGACCTCCCCGTCCACATGGCCGAGTGCCCGCACTCGAGCGAGGCCTTTCGCGGCGAGATACAGGACCTCCTCCTCTCGCTCGAGGACGCCCACCCCGGCACCCGACACAGCATCATGGCGGGCTACGAGGAGATGGCGGCGATGGCCGCCGACCGCTATCGCTCCGCCGGGAGCGAGGCCGACCTGAACGAGTGCGAGGAATGTGGCGCGCCCACCACGCGGGACGTCTGTCGGAAGTGCTATCTCGTCGACGCCGTCCACGCCGCCGACTAA